The Chlamydia poikilotherma DNA segment GCTCCCACCGAGGAATTCTTGTTCCACATATCCCTAATTTTAATAATGTTTGTTTTACATCTGTGGGGATACTTCCCAGGTCTTCTCCTATCGGAAGCATACGAGATGCGCGTAAGATCTGTGTAAGCATCTGAGTTCCCTGGCTAATATATTCTTCTGGATCTTCCGGTTGGAATTTTCCATTTCCTGAAGTATCCCAGACCCATAAGCGAAAGAATCCTACGATATGATCTAGTCTATATAGAGAATAAAAATTTTCTGCATAACGAAGACGAGCTTTCCACCAGGTATAATTATCTTGAGCAAGATTATGTATATTATAGATAGGAAGGTGCCAGTTCTGTCCCTCAGCATTGTAAATATCTGGAGGGGCTCCAGCAGATCCTGAAGAGGAAAAAAACTGTCTATAATACCAAACATCACAGCTATCCTTACTAATAAGAATAGGAAGATCTCCTTTAAGGAAAATTTGATTGTCATCTGCAAAAGCCTTTACTTGAGACATTTGTTGAAAGCAGAGATATTGTAGATAAGCAAAGAAGTCACATTCCTTTTCGAATTCCTTTTCGAATTTTGTGAAATTTTTAGTATCTGTATATACTTTAGGCCAATTATTTATAGGAGCTCCCTTTAGGTGATACTTAATCGCGCGAAATACTGTATAGGGGCGCAACCAATATTTTTCCTTTTCACAAAAAATCTGAAAATCTTCGTCTTTTAATGCTCCAATTTGAACTGCGTACTGATAGTAGTCGCGGAGAAATTCCCATTTAGCAGCTTTGACTTGTGGATAATGTACATAGGGAAGTTTAGAAAGCTGCTGCATAGTTCTTAGCTTGGCATTAGCATAGGCAACTGATTGAGCGTGGGGAAGACTTGCTAAGGAGAGATAAAGAGGATTAAGAGCTACTGAAGATATACTATTGTACGGGCTACTATCTTCACCGCTATCGTTAATGGGAAGAATTTGTATAATTTGAAATCCATGTTTTCGACACCAAGAGATCATAGGAATAAGATCTAGAAACTCTCCGATACCACAGCTATTTTGTGTATGTAGGGAAAATAAGGGAACGCAGACCCCTTGTTTAGGGATAGTTCCCAGAGTTTTCCAGCTTTGCTTAGCTGGGGAATTTTGGATATAGCGTAGAGCTTTAGAAAATGGAGTCATAAATCATACGAACCTAAAACCTGCATGTTTAGACAAATTTGTAGTTGTCAGTAGTTATAAATGATACATACCTAAGACATGTAGATCAGGAAGATTCCCAGTTTCTAATGCAGCGATCCAAATTTTTGCATGCATGGAAAATAGAGTTAGATAGTGGAAAAGCTTATCTCCATTTAGATAATTCATATTTAAAACATCAGATAGGTAAAGCTGTTGTGAGATTTCTCCATAACCAAGAATTCCTTTGATATTTGATTGAGGAGAAGCATTTACAGAAAGAGCAGCTTTAAAGATCCGTTCACGGAATACGTTTTCAGGAAGCATTCCAAGAATTGTTCCTAAAGCAATATCACCAGAATTTCCATCCTCTTCAAGTTGTACTGGAACTTGAGTATCGCTGAAACGAATCAAACATGCTTGGTTCTTATCAGGAACTAAAGAAGTATTTAATTTTGTTCCTAAGGATTCTAGAAGTTGTTCGAACTGATTTTGCATGGTAATCCGTAAAAATTAAGACCAAGGATAAGGTTTGGGGAAGTCTGTGGCTTTTGGGTAATCTTCATTATTAATATTCACTGCATCCAAAGCATTAGCCAGCATCGTGCCTAATTGCTGACGTTTTTCTGCTGAAGCAAATAATCTTGGAGAAGTTCCTCTTAAGGCAACGAAGAAGAGATTTAGCATGCCTGTAATAGCTTCTCTATCATCACCAACGAGATCTCGAACCCCACGTTCCATTTTTGAGGGTGTGGGGAATTTATCATTAATTAACTTAAAGAAAGTATCTGCTACTTTCTCAAATTTAAGATCAGGCACTGATATCCCATCAGCTTTTAAAGATGCAGTAAGTGTGGGTAGTTTCGTTTGAAAGAAATCATAACCAGTAAGCACGGATTGAAGATTACGGGTTTCCGTCATCATTACTTGTAATTTTGGAGGTGGAACCGAAGATCCTTCAGATTTTAAATCTGCAGCCATACCTTTAAGAATGAAAGAGGAAACGGTCCCCATTTCTTCGAAGCTATAACGTGATTGAAGAGTTGTTAATAATTGTTCACAGGAATGAAAATCAGAAGTTACCTGAAGATAGAGAGCTCGCAATCCTGGGGCGGAAGTATTTAATAGAGACGCATATTCTTGGGAGGCAAACAAAATATTTTTACCGCCGACAACAGCTTGTTTATTTTGTTGCGTGTGGTTTTGTTGTGCTTTAATTAAAGTGTCTTTTAAAGCACCTTTAGAAGCAGGCGTTGTTTGGACTAAGTAATCTAGAGCAATGCTTTGAAGTGCGGGATCAGAAAATTTAG contains these protein-coding regions:
- a CDS encoding 4-alpha-glucanotransferase, producing the protein MTPFSKALRYIQNSPAKQSWKTLGTIPKQGVCVPLFSLHTQNSCGIGEFLDLIPMISWCRKHGFQIIQILPINDSGEDSSPYNSISSVALNPLYLSLASLPHAQSVAYANAKLRTMQQLSKLPYVHYPQVKAAKWEFLRDYYQYAVQIGALKDEDFQIFCEKEKYWLRPYTVFRAIKYHLKGAPINNWPKVYTDTKNFTKFEKEFEKECDFFAYLQYLCFQQMSQVKAFADDNQIFLKGDLPILISKDSCDVWYYRQFFSSSGSAGAPPDIYNAEGQNWHLPIYNIHNLAQDNYTWWKARLRYAENFYSLYRLDHIVGFFRLWVWDTSGNGKFQPEDPEEYISQGTQMLTQILRASRMLPIGEDLGSIPTDVKQTLLKLGICGTRIPRWERNWEGDGNFISLENYSPLSVTSLSTHDSDTLALWWRHAPKEAQKFAKFLGMFFTPVLSEEDQKHILTLSHKTSSIFHINLINDYLALCPDLVSNNLKYERINMPGTLSKNNWVYRVKPSVEEILSHDAFNANIADIFSHL
- a CDS encoding CesT family type III secretion system chaperone, which produces MQNQFEQLLESLGTKLNTSLVPDKNQACLIRFSDTQVPVQLEEDGNSGDIALGTILGMLPENVFRERIFKAALSVNASPQSNIKGILGYGEISQQLYLSDVLNMNYLNGDKLFHYLTLFSMHAKIWIAALETGNLPDLHVLGMYHL
- the sctW gene encoding type III secretion system gatekeeper subunit SctW, encoding MAASGGAGGLGGSQGVDVAKMQAAAAQADAREVVAGQEQSDISMIKDSQDVSNPQAATRTKKKEEKFQTLESRRKGAAQTEKKSEGTGDKSDADLADKYTESNAEISGQDLRSIRDSLHDDSSEEDVLDLVKSKFSDPALQSIALDYLVQTTPASKGALKDTLIKAQQNHTQQNKQAVVGGKNILFASQEYASLLNTSAPGLRALYLQVTSDFHSCEQLLTTLQSRYSFEEMGTVSSFILKGMAADLKSEGSSVPPPKLQVMMTETRNLQSVLTGYDFFQTKLPTLTASLKADGISVPDLKFEKVADTFFKLINDKFPTPSKMERGVRDLVGDDREAITGMLNLFFVALRGTSPRLFASAEKRQQLGTMLANALDAVNINNEDYPKATDFPKPYPWS